One stretch of Tenacibaculum sp. MAR_2010_89 DNA includes these proteins:
- a CDS encoding sensor histidine kinase — MNKNSLNRYKAHHNKWIFNLLLWVLLFFVILFLFADFPLKKIDFIYVVSYLLTLIPPVSLLIYYLVPKFLKKEKYVVFVILSIIIISLFSYLNIQFHQLIIDKIFTDYYFISYYNDVQTLIVFAAVSLIATFFKLLEDWIHYNQNERREIEERLKVLKGQINPHFLFNSLNVLYSLSVGKNKEVTEATLQLSNILRYVLYDSERKTTIEKEKELIENYIAFEKNRHTVNSTIKFISNIDTDSEIQPMLLLPLVENSFKHGLKSNINNPFVIINLEFNKNVLLFEIENNFKANNLKYTEEYNGIGVKNIKENLAILYPNKHELTIEKTNETYKVKLVIDLK; from the coding sequence ATGAATAAGAATTCATTAAATAGATATAAAGCACATCATAATAAATGGATATTTAACCTTTTATTATGGGTGCTTTTATTTTTTGTAATACTGTTTTTGTTTGCTGATTTCCCTTTAAAAAAAATTGATTTTATTTATGTGGTTAGTTATTTACTTACTTTAATTCCTCCAGTAAGTTTATTAATCTATTATTTGGTGCCTAAGTTTCTTAAAAAAGAGAAGTATGTGGTATTTGTAATTTTATCAATAATAATAATATCATTATTTTCATATCTTAATATTCAATTTCACCAGTTAATAATCGATAAGATTTTCACTGATTATTATTTCATTTCATATTATAATGACGTACAAACGCTTATTGTTTTTGCTGCTGTTTCTTTAATTGCTACATTTTTTAAATTGTTAGAAGATTGGATACACTATAATCAAAATGAAAGAAGAGAAATTGAAGAGCGGTTAAAGGTTTTAAAAGGGCAAATAAATCCTCATTTTTTGTTTAATTCACTCAATGTTTTATATTCATTATCTGTAGGGAAAAATAAAGAAGTTACAGAAGCTACGTTGCAATTATCTAATATTTTAAGATATGTATTGTATGACTCTGAAAGAAAAACAACAATAGAAAAAGAAAAGGAATTAATTGAAAATTATATAGCATTTGAAAAAAACAGGCACACTGTAAATTCAACAATTAAATTTATATCCAATATTGATACGGATTCAGAAATACAACCAATGTTGTTATTGCCATTAGTTGAAAATAGTTTTAAACATGGATTAAAAAGCAATATAAATAACCCTTTTGTAATTATTAATTTAGAATTTAATAAAAATGTTTTATTATTTGAGATAGAGAATAATTTCAAAGCGAATAATTTAAAGTATACAGAAGAGTATAATGGTATTGGTGTAAAAAACATAAAAGAAAATTTAGCAATACTATATCCAAACAAACATGAATTAACAATTGAAAAAACAAATGAAACTTATAAGGTTAAACTTGTAATAGATTTAAAATAA
- the glpK gene encoding glycerol kinase GlpK: MAKKYIIALDQGTTSSRTVVINEEGEIIGMNQQEFTQVFPEPGWVEHNAEEILESQLTTLKKVLQQTNIKASEVAGIGITNQRETTVVWNKNTGKPIYNAIVWQDKRTANICEKLKEKGLENHVRKTTGLIIDSYFSATKIHWILNHVEGAKDEAEKGNLLFGTIDTWLLWNLTNGKVHATDYSNASRTMLYDIKNLCWDTKILEELDIPTTMLPEVKPSSYHFGNFNLNNIQIPIAGIAGDQQAALFGQACFNKGEAKNTYGTGCFMLLNTGENIEFSKNGLLTTIAWGIDDKVYYALEGSVFVAGSAIQWLRDGLDIIKSAKESEEFAKQVTGENPVYVVPAFAGLGAPYWDMYARGAVFGLTRDTGKNHLIKATLESLAYQTKDVLNVMQKDSEVGLTSLKVDGGACANDLIMQFQSDILNVPVERPEIIETTVMGAAYLAGIYVGLWKQEDIINRKKINKEFTPTFSEEKRDRLYKKWQKAVERTKNWID, translated from the coding sequence ATGGCAAAAAAGTATATTATAGCTTTAGATCAAGGAACTACGAGTTCTCGTACAGTTGTTATTAATGAAGAAGGAGAAATAATAGGAATGAATCAGCAAGAGTTTACTCAAGTTTTTCCAGAACCTGGTTGGGTAGAACATAACGCAGAAGAGATTTTAGAGTCTCAACTAACAACATTAAAAAAAGTATTACAACAAACAAATATAAAAGCTTCAGAAGTAGCAGGGATTGGAATAACCAATCAACGAGAAACCACAGTTGTTTGGAATAAAAACACAGGAAAACCAATATATAATGCTATTGTTTGGCAAGATAAACGTACTGCAAATATTTGCGAAAAGTTAAAAGAAAAAGGATTAGAAAACCATGTTCGTAAAACAACAGGGTTAATTATAGATAGCTATTTTTCTGCAACAAAAATACATTGGATATTAAATCATGTTGAAGGAGCAAAAGATGAAGCTGAAAAAGGAAATCTTTTGTTTGGAACAATTGACACTTGGTTACTTTGGAATTTAACTAATGGTAAGGTGCATGCCACAGATTATAGTAATGCTTCTCGCACAATGCTTTATGATATAAAAAACCTTTGTTGGGATACTAAAATTTTAGAAGAATTAGATATTCCAACTACAATGCTTCCTGAAGTAAAACCATCATCATATCATTTTGGAAACTTTAATTTAAATAATATTCAAATTCCTATAGCAGGAATCGCTGGAGATCAACAAGCCGCGCTTTTTGGGCAAGCATGTTTTAATAAAGGAGAGGCTAAAAATACTTATGGTACCGGATGCTTTATGTTATTAAATACTGGAGAGAATATAGAATTTTCTAAAAATGGATTGTTAACTACGATTGCTTGGGGTATTGATGATAAGGTGTATTACGCGTTAGAAGGAAGTGTATTTGTTGCTGGCTCAGCGATTCAATGGTTAAGAGATGGATTGGATATTATTAAAAGCGCTAAAGAGAGTGAGGAATTTGCAAAACAAGTTACTGGTGAAAACCCGGTATATGTTGTACCTGCTTTTGCTGGTTTAGGGGCGCCTTATTGGGATATGTATGCACGAGGAGCTGTATTTGGTTTAACACGTGATACAGGAAAAAACCATTTAATTAAAGCCACGTTAGAATCATTAGCTTACCAAACTAAAGATGTATTAAACGTAATGCAAAAAGATAGTGAGGTTGGTTTAACATCATTGAAAGTTGATGGAGGCGCTTGTGCAAATGATTTAATAATGCAATTTCAATCTGATATATTAAATGTACCTGTTGAAAGACCAGAGATTATAGAAACAACAGTAATGGGAGCAGCATATTTAGCCGGAATTTATGTAGGACTTTGGAAACAAGAAGATATTATTAATAGAAAGAAAATTAATAAAGAGTTTACACCTACGTTTTCAGAAGAAAAAAGAGACAGGTTATATAAAAAGTGGCAAAAAGCTGTAGAAAGAACTAAAAACTGGATAGATTAG
- a CDS encoding response regulator translates to MSEKIKILFVDDHQLIIEGILSYLKDIDGLEITSTNSCDEAFNLVKSHLNTDPYQILFTDLSFDNASDNSNIDGGENLIKALQKENVPIKIGVITGHSETNRVYNVVRNLNPLAYILKGKCNTTELNFAIQKMLANQVYYTHEIHEKLLKRALIEIQMDDVAVQILKELPKHSKISNMEGIITKSDGNLVKIRAIESKLAKLRTDLDANNNTDLVLKAKELGILD, encoded by the coding sequence ATGTCTGAAAAAATTAAAATACTTTTTGTTGATGATCATCAACTAATTATAGAAGGAATTCTTTCCTATCTAAAAGATATTGATGGTCTAGAAATTACAAGTACCAATTCTTGTGATGAAGCATTTAACTTAGTAAAATCTCACTTAAATACTGATCCGTATCAAATACTTTTTACTGACTTAAGTTTTGATAATGCCAGTGATAACTCAAATATTGATGGAGGTGAAAACTTAATTAAAGCACTTCAAAAAGAAAATGTACCTATAAAAATAGGAGTAATAACTGGGCACTCTGAAACAAATAGAGTGTATAATGTAGTGCGTAACTTAAACCCGTTAGCTTATATTTTAAAAGGAAAATGTAATACTACCGAATTGAATTTTGCAATCCAAAAAATGTTAGCAAATCAGGTGTATTATACCCATGAAATTCATGAAAAATTACTAAAAAGAGCATTGATTGAAATTCAAATGGATGATGTTGCTGTTCAAATTTTAAAAGAATTACCAAAGCATTCAAAAATATCTAATATGGAAGGTATTATCACTAAAAGTGATGGAAACCTTGTTAAAATTAGAGCTATAGAAAGTAAGTTAGCCAAGCTACGTACTGATTTAGATGCAAATAATAATACAGATTTAGTACTGAAAGCTAAGGAGTTAGGGATACTTGACTAA
- a CDS encoding tetratricopeptide repeat-containing sensor histidine kinase has product MRFLFLLLLISTVTFSQKEKDSVLYSKQKKRIIDIGVNAFYSKDTFILKKSTKQLLNFYNRRKDSTTLAKYYHFKALYQKIVYTNDSAFYYYHQSKNVSKLLKDSIAVGGRLLSIANLQREAKDFLGSEISSVEALEYLEPTKAYEFLEYVYNNLGIVSDELNQKNEAIKYYNRALEINKINKNEKGYLFIVNNLGFLYQKRTQHKKAIKYFKKGLTFDSIKIKYPAQYALLLENLAYSNFSLEKNKSVLKQYQEVLEIRDSLKDYSELSTTHINICLYYKEKKNVKQARFHAEKALTYAKQTHNNKRWLDALEELSQLSTGKKAIKYLEEHIDLNDSLIQKERTQKNQFAKIRYETTKKEEENSFLKIENDKKQDEIVRHKQQKVIGWLVAVAGFLSLGLSILFFVLRRRKLLYQAQLQKAQAREQERKQIAKSLHDEVAGDLRLLHRKLEKSQLFEEAQKLDAVKENVRQLSHQLSSVSFKKVGFKDQIINLISDYFELTFKITVKGLHEQDWSQVNSAIKRLLYLSIRESIQNSKKHAKATKFTIAFSIHKKNVFLDVTDNGIGFDTSVSKKGIGLHNLQERVEELNGTLSITSTVGAGTETHIQIPLNV; this is encoded by the coding sequence ATGCGTTTCCTCTTTTTATTACTTCTTATTTCCACTGTTACTTTTTCTCAAAAAGAGAAAGATAGTGTATTGTATAGTAAGCAAAAAAAGAGGATAATTGATATTGGAGTAAACGCATTTTATTCAAAAGATACGTTTATTTTAAAAAAATCTACGAAACAACTTTTAAATTTTTATAATAGACGCAAAGACTCTACAACATTAGCTAAATATTATCATTTTAAAGCTTTATATCAAAAAATTGTGTATACAAATGATAGTGCCTTTTATTATTATCATCAATCTAAAAATGTTTCAAAACTTTTAAAAGACTCTATAGCAGTAGGGGGACGCTTATTGAGTATTGCAAATTTACAAAGAGAAGCTAAAGATTTTTTAGGAAGTGAAATAAGTTCAGTAGAAGCCTTAGAATATTTAGAACCGACTAAAGCTTATGAGTTTCTAGAGTATGTTTATAATAATTTAGGTATTGTTTCTGATGAATTAAATCAAAAAAATGAAGCTATAAAATATTATAATAGAGCCTTAGAAATTAATAAAATTAATAAAAACGAAAAAGGATATTTATTTATAGTTAATAATTTAGGTTTTCTATATCAAAAAAGAACACAACATAAAAAAGCAATCAAGTATTTTAAAAAAGGATTAACTTTTGATAGTATTAAAATTAAGTATCCAGCTCAATATGCTTTATTACTAGAAAATTTAGCGTACAGTAATTTTTCCTTAGAGAAAAACAAAAGTGTATTAAAACAGTACCAAGAGGTTTTAGAAATAAGAGATAGTTTAAAAGATTATAGTGAGTTAAGTACAACTCACATAAATATTTGTTTGTATTATAAAGAGAAAAAAAATGTAAAACAAGCACGTTTTCATGCTGAAAAGGCTCTTACATATGCTAAGCAAACTCATAATAATAAACGTTGGTTAGATGCTTTAGAAGAACTTTCTCAATTAAGTACAGGAAAGAAAGCTATAAAGTATTTAGAAGAGCATATCGATTTAAATGACAGTCTTATTCAAAAAGAACGTACGCAGAAAAACCAATTTGCAAAAATCAGGTATGAAACTACCAAAAAAGAAGAAGAAAACAGTTTTTTAAAAATAGAGAATGATAAAAAGCAAGATGAAATAGTACGTCATAAGCAACAAAAAGTTATTGGTTGGCTGGTGGCAGTTGCTGGTTTTTTAAGTTTGGGTTTAAGTATTTTGTTTTTTGTATTAAGGCGTAGAAAATTACTATACCAAGCACAGTTACAAAAAGCACAAGCACGTGAGCAAGAGCGTAAACAAATTGCAAAATCATTGCATGATGAGGTGGCTGGAGATTTACGTTTATTACATAGAAAATTAGAAAAATCGCAGTTGTTTGAAGAGGCTCAAAAGCTTGATGCGGTTAAAGAAAATGTACGTCAACTATCACACCAATTAAGTAGTGTGAGCTTTAAAAAAGTTGGCTTTAAAGACCAAATAATAAACTTAATTTCTGATTATTTTGAACTTACTTTTAAAATAACAGTAAAAGGATTGCATGAGCAAGATTGGTCGCAAGTTAATAGTGCAATAAAAAGATTATTGTATTTAAGTATTAGAGAAAGCATACAGAATAGTAAAAAACATGCGAAGGCAACAAAATTTACGATCGCTTTTTCAATACATAAAAAAAATGTATTTTTGGATGTTACTGACAACGGTATAGGTTTTGATACCTCTGTTAGTAAAAAAGGGATCGGTTTACATAATTTACAAGAAAGAGTTGAAGAGTTAAATGGAACACTATCAATTACTAGTACTGTAGGGGCTGGAACCGAAACACACATTCAAATACCTTTAAATGTCTGA